In Bacillales bacterium, the DNA window GTTTTACCGCCGGTGACGAGCGTTGCTTGCGGATTCCCGCCCATTTCCTCAATCATTTCGCGAATCATTTGCACAGGCGGCTGATCCTTGCCGGCTAAAGCCGAACCGTACCAGTCGAGAATGCAAAGTTTTGTGAAAGCGACCACTTCCCCCGGCAACCGTTCGTACTCCATTTCAACGATATACTGCGCTAACGCTTCACTTAACAAAGCCATTCCCCCTCAATTAAAATGACCGCGGCATGCCGAGAATGTGCTGTCCGACATAGCTCAGCACAAGGTTGTTCGTAATCGGAGCAACGATGTACAGGCGCGCTTCCTTGAACTTCCGTTCAATGTTGTATTCGGTTGCAAAGCCATACCCGCCATACGTCGTCATCGCAGCGTTCGCTGCTTTCCACGCCGCTTCCGATGTTAAATATTTCGCCATGTTCGCTTCCGCCCCGCAGTTTTCCCCGGCATCAAACATTTCCGCCGCTTGATCCCTCATTAACGCAGCGGCTTGTATGTCCATGTACGCTTCAGCAATCGGGAATTGCACACCTTGATTTTGCGCGATCGGGCGATTGAATACGACCCGCTCGCTGCCGTAATTGACGGCTTTATCAATGAAATAATGGCCGTCCCCGACACTTTCTGAAGCGATCAAAATCCGTTCAGCATTCATGCCGCCGAGCACGTATTTAAAGCCTTTGCCTTCTTCGCCGATTAAATTTTCAACCGGAATCTCCGCGTTTTCGAAAAACACTTCCGTCGTGGCATGATTGATCATCGTGTTGATCGGCCGAATTTCAATGTTTGCTGCCTGCTCTTTCATATCAAGCACAAACAAGCTTAAGCCGTCCGTCTTTTTCTTCACTTCATCCTTCGGTGTCGTTCTCGCCAACAACAGCATCAAATCCGAATGCTCTGCGCGCGACGTCCAAATTTTTTGACCGTTGACGATGTAACGGTCTCCTTTCCGTTCAGCGGTCGTCGTAATACTCGTCGTATCACTTCCGGCCGTCGGTTCGGTGATCCCGAACGCTTGCAACCGCTTTTCCCCAGAGGCAATCCCCGGCAGCCAGCGCTGTTTTTGCTCCTCACTGCCGTGACGCAAAATCGCACCCATCGTATACATTTGCGCGTGCCCGGCGCCGGCGTTCCCGCCTGAGCGGTTGATTTCTTCCAAAATAATGCCGGCTTCTGTAATCCCAAGTCCAGCCCCGCCGTACGCTTCCGGAATTAACACCGAAAGCCAGCCTTCATCGGTTAAAGCTTGAATGAATGCTTCCGGGTAAGCTTTCTTTTCATCGAGCTCGCTCCAGTACGACTCAGGAAATTTGGCACACAAGGAGCGAATGCTTTTTCTGATCAAATCGTGCTCTTCTACATTGGCCATCTTTTACCCCTCCGAGCTTAAGAATCTCAATCGTCTTTTTGACTTTCTAACACTTGATCCAGCAAGTCCGTCGAGTAATCCGGTGCATGCTCGCGTTTGTAAACCATAAATGTCCGCTTGTAAGAAATGACGACTTTGCCCTCTTGGTTATAGCCGAACGTTTTCGCCTTCACAATCCCGACGTTTGGGCGTGATTTCGATTCCCGTTTTTCCAAGATTTCCGAATATGCGTAGATCGTATCCCCTTCAAATACCGGGTTCGGCAGCCGAATTTCGTCCCAGCCGAGGTTGGCCATCACATTTTGTGAAAGATCCGTCACCGACTGCCCGGTTACGAGCGCAAGCGTGAAGGTTGAATCGACCAACGGCTTGCCAAACTCCGTATTGGCTGAATAAACTTCATCGAAATGAATCGGATTCGTGTTTTGCGTAAGCAATGTGAACCAAATGTTATCCGTTTGTGTCACCGTTCTTCCAAGCGGATGCGGGTAAA includes these proteins:
- a CDS encoding MmgE/PrpD family protein; the protein is MALLSEALAQYIVEMEYERLPGEVVAFTKLCILDWYGSALAGKDQPPVQMIREMIEEMGGNPQATLVTGGKT
- a CDS encoding acyl-CoA dehydrogenase family protein, which codes for MANVEEHDLIRKSIRSLCAKFPESYWSELDEKKAYPEAFIQALTDEGWLSVLIPEAYGGAGLGITEAGIILEEINRSGGNAGAGHAQMYTMGAILRHGSEEQKQRWLPGIASGEKRLQAFGITEPTAGSDTTSITTTAERKGDRYIVNGQKIWTSRAEHSDLMLLLARTTPKDEVKKKTDGLSLFVLDMKEQAANIEIRPINTMINHATTEVFFENAEIPVENLIGEEGKGFKYVLGGMNAERILIASESVGDGHYFIDKAVNYGSERVVFNRPIAQNQGVQFPIAEAYMDIQAAALMRDQAAEMFDAGENCGAEANMAKYLTSEAAWKAANAAMTTYGGYGFATEYNIERKFKEARLYIVAPITNNLVLSYVGQHILGMPRSF
- a CDS encoding MaoC family dehydratase, with protein sequence MAVKKGWNGRFFEDFEVGDIYPHPLGRTVTQTDNIWFTLLTQNTNPIHFDEVYSANTEFGKPLVDSTFTLALVTGQSVTDLSQNVMANLGWDEIRLPNPVFEGDTIYAYSEILEKRESKSRPNVGIVKAKTFGYNQEGKVVISYKRTFMVYKREHAPDYSTDLLDQVLESQKDD